The DNA window TAAATCTATTTGGGCGAGACAGCAGAAACATACAATAGGTCTATGCTACGAAAATGTAAAATTTGGCCGACAAGGATGCAAATATCATAGATGTGAGTTTATATTAGAAAAGATTTTATCGTAAAAATTGAAATGACAGATTTAAACTGACTAAAAGACAAGTTCAATCATACACAGATAACAAAATACATACCTCTGTTGGTTGATAGCCTTTACTAATCATGTCTTCCATTGTTCGAAAAGCTAATTTTCCATTTCACCAGCTCTGCAGAAAGCACAGAGCATTGAATTCAATATAACTATGTCGTATTTGTCCGAGGTTGCTTCAAAATCATTTGCCAACTGCTTTGCCTCCCGAAAAAGCTTGGCTCGGCAATATGCTGATATCATGATACTGTGAGCATAGCCATCTACATAACGAAATTAAATCAGTATAAATTGCTAGGATATAGAAGAAATAGTTATTAAAGCTGAAGCTAAACATGAAAAAGGAAAACAGCTCAGCTATGAGTTGTAAAACAATATATGTATCATATGTATTTCCAggatttcaaaatatttctaGATGTCTTATTGATCTATGTTGCATATGTATCTGTGTACATTTTTTGGTCCCGAAAAAATCATGGCACCAGTTAATCTAATGCTAAATAAACCTTTCTGTTAACGAGAAAGTCCACAAGAAAACTTACCAgatttgacattgtttttaatCATTTCATCAAAAATTAGTTTAGCTTCTTCAAATTGTCCTGCCTTAGCTAGGCCGTCCATCAATATACAGTATGGCATCTATGTATAAATTTAGATTGATTAGTCAAATAAGTCAAGATAgaagaaagaacaaaaatttaaaagtataaataaattaatcctGTGAAACAATGATAACTTTTAGTCATCAACaaagtaatataattaattaatgataaactgtataaaataatttagtaatgTGTCAGAGTCAAATAAAGCAAACAGCTCCCTGTTTTAAGTTCGAAAGTTTTTTTTACCTCATCTTCAGCATAGCCCAAAGATTTTAGTTCAGCTAATGATTCTCTGGACTTCTCAAACAATCCTCCTTTAACATAAACCTTTAGTAAGGTTGTCAAAATGACCTgcatttcttttttatattggcATTAGTCATTCATATTTATTGAATTCTTTATTTTCAGCAGAATATTAAAAAGCAACATATAGAAAACAAATATAAGATTTTGTttgcaataaaaatataaaacagaaaatagaaacaCCAATGTGGCAAACATACATCTCATCAAGACGGttattgtaaaattagtaaacgacaaagaaaacaaaagtaacAAACCTTGTTTGGTACTAACCCTTCAGATTTCATCTGTTTAACCAACATATCAGCTTTTTTGTAGTTTCCACATGCTGAATACGCGTTGAGCAAAGAGCTATAATGATAGACATTTGGAGCTTGACCTTCATTCTTCATCTTGTTAAAATAGTATTCTGCTTCTTCCAATTTACTATTGGAAGCACACACTGCTAGAATCGCCCCGTAAATTACTCCATCCATCTGCAGTTCATTGTGTTGCAATTCCTGAATTAGCTCCAGTGCTTTAGGATATCTGTCATTAACTTTAATGCAACCTGAAAGAAGCTAAGGATGATAACAATACAATTAGATccaataaaaggaaaaaaaagaagatatatAATGTAGTTAGGATTGGTATATGTTCTGACATGAACTCCAAAAGAATAAGAGTCAAGAGTTATGGAAGAGAATCAATAAGATATTACTAAGGATTGGGTTGTTGACGGTGCTCTCCTTTTACATAACCTATAAATGATATATAGGTCATTGTTTTCCGAACAATATTTCTCTCATATGATTTATAATCACATACCGTGCTATATGTAACAACATCAGGAACTAGACCATCTTCTTTCATCTGCTGGAACAGTTTCAGAGAAGTATCGAGCTTGCCCTTCCTGACCAGAAAACTAAGAACAGAATTACACACATAGACATTGCTCTTGATTGATAAATCTTGAATGCTGCTGTACAGCTGCAACATCTTAGCCACATCGAATTTACTTGCCATGAACCTCATATAATGAGAGTAAGATGATGCATCAAGCTTGTCATTTTCTTGCATCCATGAAAATAGCTGCAAATGCATATATTAAAATCATACAATCTACAAGTTAATTCCGAAACTAAACAAATGTATCCAGGGAAATAGGATTTGCAAGCACCTGAGATGCGTGTTCAGATATGTTTGCATTGCCGAAGTGGTGCAAAATGGCATTTAGGTCCTTAACTGTCAAAATTTCTCCTACCCTGTGGTGAAATAGAAATTTTCACAGAATGAAAAAAATAGTCATATACATGAAAAACTCAAATCCCAGTCTAAGCACTGATACTTCAAAATAGTTGTCATAAGCTACTTTCAGGAGTTCTTGTGGAATTCTATAACAATAATCATGTAAATGCATGTTAGTAAGTATATGCATTTAAATAACaaacttttcttatttttattttatgaaattatgTATATTTGTTATCCTAATGGCTAATGCATAGGGAATTTATTCAAGAAGGTAATAACTAACTACAACTGTTTAATAACGAACTAACTAACTTTCTAAGGGTGATAGTAACTGTATAGAGAGAGAACCTTGCAAGAGCAGAGGGCAAATGAGAAGCTTGCTGAATTTCAAGTTTGGCGGAATTTCTTGCGGAGAAGGAATTGTTGGAATCCTTTCGAATTTTCATTACTCGGACGGAGCTAGAGCTTTGACTATGAGGTGGtggagtggtgg is part of the Arachis duranensis cultivar V14167 chromosome 1, aradu.V14167.gnm2.J7QH, whole genome shotgun sequence genome and encodes:
- the LOC107474328 gene encoding LOW QUALITY PROTEIN: pentatricopeptide repeat-containing protein At1g10910, chloroplastic (The sequence of the model RefSeq protein was modified relative to this genomic sequence to represent the inferred CDS: inserted 1 base in 1 codon), with the translated sequence MEIQIFSLSSSVVLPFPSQAGLAFRPLTPPPRATTSTTTTTTTTPPPHSQSSSSVRVMKIRKDSNNSFSARNSAKLEIQQASHLPSALARVGEILTVKDLNAILHHFGNANISEHASQLFSWMQENDKLDASSYSHYMRFMASKFDVAKMLQLYSSIQDLSIKSNVYVCNSVLSFLVRKGKLDTSLKLFQQMKEDGLVPDVVTYSTLLSGCIKVNDRYPKALELIQELQHNELQMDGVIYGAILAVCASNSKLEEAEYYFNKMKNEGQAPNVYHYSSLLNAYSACGNYKKADMLVKQMKSEGLVPNKVILTTLLKVYVKGGLFEKSRESLAELKSLGYAEDEMPYCILMDGLAKAGQFEEAKLIFDEMIKNNVKSDGYAHSIMISAYCRAKLFREAKQLANDFEATSDKYDIVILNSMLCAFCRAGEMEXLAFRTMEDMISKGYQPTEELCSTLIYHLGRIKAYVEAFSVYNMLKYSKRTMCKATHEKILHILLAGNLLKDAYVVVKDNATYISRAAIRKFACAFLKSGNINLMNDVMKTLQDSGYKIDQDLFQMAISRYLGHPEKKDLLLHLLQWMPGQGYVLDSSTRNLILKNSHLFGRQLIAEVLSKQKLMSKSH